The following coding sequences are from one Streptomyces venezuelae window:
- a CDS encoding ROK family protein, translated as MKTKEADPRTGPFTVLDVGGTTLRVGSYTPATGRLSRVRRVPVEGKALHPDASVPELQERVVEQIVREVERHGAGAGGAPRAVGIAFAGPVTADGLVVAAPTVWGPRGAPLPLGARLGERLGVPVAVVNDLTAAAWRYAATEPEPFCLLTVSSGIGNKVFRGGDVLVDPAGHGGELGHWVCDPSPDAPLCDCGGRGHLGAVASGRGVLAAARRAAAADPAGFSTSRLAALCGGGHPDAIGNPALAKAIAEGDAFATGVLRGTLVPLAQAVSAVFTSIGVCRFILMGGFALAVGERYRVLLVEELVRQGCFGLSADRVNALVSLGAPDDDHGLLGAGRLLAARGHPSPPLTDRPPT; from the coding sequence GTGAAGACGAAGGAAGCTGACCCTCGGACCGGGCCCTTCACCGTTCTGGACGTGGGCGGCACCACGCTGCGGGTGGGGAGCTACACCCCGGCCACCGGGCGTCTCTCCCGGGTGCGCCGCGTCCCGGTCGAGGGCAAGGCGCTCCATCCGGACGCGTCCGTGCCGGAGTTGCAGGAGCGGGTGGTGGAGCAGATCGTCCGCGAGGTCGAACGGCACGGTGCGGGGGCGGGCGGAGCGCCGCGCGCGGTCGGGATCGCCTTCGCGGGGCCGGTCACGGCGGACGGTCTGGTCGTCGCGGCGCCCACGGTGTGGGGGCCGCGCGGTGCACCGCTGCCCCTCGGCGCACGGTTGGGTGAGCGGCTGGGCGTGCCGGTCGCCGTCGTGAACGACCTCACGGCGGCGGCCTGGCGGTACGCCGCCACGGAACCGGAGCCGTTCTGTCTCCTCACCGTCAGCTCGGGCATCGGCAACAAGGTGTTCCGCGGCGGCGACGTGCTCGTCGACCCCGCGGGGCACGGTGGCGAGCTGGGCCACTGGGTCTGCGACCCCTCGCCCGACGCGCCGCTCTGCGACTGCGGGGGCCGCGGCCACCTGGGCGCCGTCGCCTCGGGGCGCGGGGTGCTCGCGGCGGCCCGGCGCGCGGCGGCCGCCGATCCTGCCGGGTTCTCCACGTCCCGGCTCGCCGCTCTCTGCGGGGGCGGCCACCCGGACGCGATCGGCAATCCGGCGCTGGCCAAGGCGATCGCGGAGGGCGACGCGTTCGCTACGGGGGTGCTCCGTGGCACGCTCGTGCCGCTCGCCCAGGCGGTCTCGGCGGTCTTCACGTCGATCGGCGTGTGCCGCTTCATCCTGATGGGCGGTTTCGCCCTGGCGGTCGGGGAGCGGTACCGGGTGCTGCTGGTGGAGGAGCTGGTCCGGCAGGGCTGCTTCGGTCTCTCCGCGGACCGCGTGAACGCGCTGGTGTCCCTGGGCGCCCCCGACGACGACCACGGCCTGCTCGGCGCGGGCCGCCTCCTGGCCGCCCGCGGCCACCCGTCCCCGCCCCTCACAGACAGGCCGCCCACATGA